The bacterium nucleotide sequence TAACCACACAATAACAAAGACTATGGCATCCCCAGATAATTCGGGCATTTTAATTGTTGCAGAAAATCGTAAGGCGTTTCGCGACTATGAGATCACCGAGCTCTTCGAAGCTGGCATTAGCTTGCTTGGGAGCGAGGTGAAATCAATCCGCGGTGGTGGAATCAATCTCAAAGATTCTTACGTTCAAGTGCGAAGTGAGGAAGTTTTTCTTTACTCCTGCCACATCTCTCCCTATGCGCATTCTCGCGTCGATGCGCACCGACCTGAACGAATGCGTAAGCTTTTATTAAACCGTAAAGAGATTGACCGACTGCAAGGTCTAATTCAGCAAAAGGGTTTAACCATCATTCCGCTAAAAGTTTATTTCAAGAAAGGAAAATGTAAATTTGAACTCGGAGTTGGGCGCGGTAAAAAGAGCTTTGATAAAAGACAAGATATTAAGAAAAAAGAAACCGATCGCCGCATTGCTCGCGCACTGAGCCGTAAATAACTTGCTCTAGTGATAGGTAGTG carries:
- the smpB gene encoding SsrA-binding protein SmpB; translated protein: MASPDNSGILIVAENRKAFRDYEITELFEAGISLLGSEVKSIRGGGINLKDSYVQVRSEEVFLYSCHISPYAHSRVDAHRPERMRKLLLNRKEIDRLQGLIQQKGLTIIPLKVYFKKGKCKFELGVGRGKKSFDKRQDIKKKETDRRIARALSRK